Below is a genomic region from Sneathia vaginalis.
TAAATAAAATATCGCCATCTTCTAATGAAGTTAATATTGAAGCAAGATCTCCTGATTTTTCTAAAACAGGCCCTGATGTTATTTTAATATTCCTATTCATTTCATTAGCTACTACATATGCAAGCGATGTTTTCCCTAATCCTGGTGGTCCGTATAGAAGTATATGATCTATAGGTTCATTTCTTAATTTCGCAGCTTTGATGTATAGTTTCATAGCTTCTTTTAATTTTTCTTGACCTATATAGTCATCAAAAGTTTTTGGTCTAAGATTGTTTATACTATTATCTTCTATATGTTCTGATAAATCTGTAAATCTATCTTCCATCTTTATTTTCCTCCATTGAAAGTTATAACAATCTTGTATGTTTTAACAGAATTTTCTTGTACCAACAATTTATTCTTGTCTAATTTACCATATTTTTTTTGTAACATAACACCATAACTATTTAAAATAGGTATTACTGTATTACTTTTTGACTTATTTTTATCACTATTTCCTGCTTTAACTTTTACATTTCCTATGTTTATAGTTTCGTTTATAGCATTAACTGTTCTTTTTATTTGTTCACTGCTGCTTTTCAATTCATAATTAATATTACTTTTTCTACTAATGGGCTTATTTGAGAAATTGATTATAGATATCCTATCTTGAGTATTTTGCTTATTATTTCCCTCACCCAAAAAGTATGTTATATTAAGTCCTATTGAATTACCATTTTTAAAATATGATTTTAAGTCAGAAACTCCCTCTTCTAATTCTTTTTTGTAAACAGCTTCCAATAGTATATTATCATTTTTTGTGTTTATATTAAACTTTGATTCTGCAACATTAGGATTCTTATCCTCATTTATTTTTATCCTATTGTCTGCTGCTAAAAGTGCTACAGACATCATGAAGAAGAGACAAAATATTTTTTTCATATCTCCCTCTCTATCTATATTTCTATAATATTCCCTGTTGTTTTTAGAATATTATTTAATAATGCTAATCTATTGTTCTTCATTTCAACATCTTCAACATTTATCTTAATGTTATTAAAGAAGTTATTAATTACATCCTTATTCTCAAGTAAAATATCTATAGTACTTGAGAAGTCTTTATCTTTTAGGGTTAATAAGACTTCTAATAGAGCTTTTTCTTCTTTTTCTCTTATTAAATCAGAGTTAATTTCTGTTGTTTTAACATCTTTTAATATGTTTTTTACCCTCTTTAATACATTTATTAAATCAGTAAACTTATCAGTATTTTCTAATGTCTTTAATTTGTCTAATTTAACTAAAAGATTTTTGAAATTAGTTTCGTTATTTATTACATAACTAACTAAATCTCTATCATACATATCAGATAAAACATTTTCTAATCTTTGTTTAAAGTATGTTTTGTATTCTTCTAATGCCTTAGCATACTTAACTTCCTTATTCCCCTTAAATATATTATATGCCTTATCTATTAATTGTAAATAATCTACATCTAATTTTTTATCTAGTGCTACAAGACAAATACCTTGTGTTGCCCTTCTAATAGCATAAGGGTCTTTTGAACCTGTAGGTTTTAGACCAACACAAAATGCCCCTATACTTGTATCTAGCTTATCAGCTATTGAAGCTATAGCCCCTTGTATAGTTCCTGGTAATTTGTCTCCTTGGAATCTTGGCATATAGTGTTCTGGTATTGCTTTTGAAACAACTTCATTTTCTCCTGTTTTTTCTGCATAAATACCACCCATCATACCTTGCAATTCTGTAAATTCTTTTTCATTTATTACATTTGAAACTAAGTCTGCCTTTGCTAGGTAAATAGTACGTAATGTGTCAGAATCTGCATTTAAAAATTTAGCAATTTCAGTTGATCTTTGCATTTTTTCATATATAGTTCCCATATCTTTTTGGAACATTACATTTTTTAACTTTTCTACATTATCACTTAATTTATGCTTTAAGTCTTCATCAAAGAAGAATTTAGAATCTGCAAGTCTTGGTATTATTACTTTTTCATTACCTAACTTAACACTTTCTGAGTACATAGGTGCATTTCTAATTACCACAAAATTATTTGCTAACTTACCATCAGCAAATCTTACAGGGAAGTATCTTTGATGTGTCTTCATAGTTATAGTTATCAAGTCTTCTGGAAGTACAAGATAACTCTTATCAAATGAACCCATTATAGCATAAGGGTATTCAACCAAGTTTACAACTTCTTTTAATAATTTTTCATCTATTTGTGTCTTCTTTTCTTCTGTATCACAATTAGTATGTATTTGGTCAATTATCATTTGTTTTCTTTTATCATGACTTACTATTACATAGTTTTCTTCTAATAGCTTTTCATAAGAATCTATATCATCAATTTGTATTTCTTGACTCTTAAATATTCTCATACCTCTTGTAATGTTTCCAGATTTAACTCCTTCAAATGTAAAGTCAAGTACCTTATTATCTATTAGTGCCACTATCCATTTTATAGGTCTTACAAATCTAAAAGTATTAGAACCCCACTTCATAGTTTTTTCAAATTCTAATGATTTTAAAGCTTTATCCAAAATATCTTTTAATATTTCTTCTGTTTTCTTACCCTTTATATATTTTTTTATCTTAATATATTCACCCTTTGGTGTATTTACTATACTATAGTCATTTTCACCTAAGTTATTTGAAGATAAAAATCCAAGTAATGCCTTTGTTGGCTTTTTGTCTTTTAGTGCAACACTAGTGCTAGGTCCTATTTTTTCTTCATTTAAATCTTGTTGCATTTCGTCCATGCCATTTATTCTTAAAGCTAGTCTTCTTGGAGTACTAAATGATTCTATGCTTTCATAATGAATTCTATTTTCTTTTAATTCTTTTTCGACTTCTTTTTTTAAAGCTTTTTCAGATATATCTACATATCTTGAAGGCAATTCTTCAACACCTAATTCAAATAAAAATTTCATTATTTTTCTCCTTCTTTTAATAGTGGGAAACCTAAGTTTTTTCTATTTTCCACAAATATTTCTGCACATTTCTTTGCTAGATCACGTACTCTTAATATATATGCCATTCTCTCAGTTGTACCTATAGATCCTCTTGCATCTAAGTTATTAAATGTATGTGAACATTTTAATACATAGTCATATGCAGGTAATACTAGCTTATGCTCCAAACAATTATTTGCTTCTTTTTCGTACATATCAAATAGTTTAAAATTCATAGCACTATCACTTACTTCAAAGCTATATTTTGACATTTCATATTCATATTGGAATCTTCTTTCACCATATTTAACTCCATCTGCCCAGTCAAGATCATATACATTGTCTTTGTTTTGTAAATAAAGGGCAATTCTTTCTAACCCGTATGTTATTTCCACTGGTGTTATTTCAACTTCTAGACCTCCAACTTGTTGGAAATATGTGAATTGTGTTATTTCCATACCATCAAGCCATACTTCCCAACCTAGACCCCATGCTCCTAGTGTAGGTGATTCCCAGTTATCTTCAACAAATCTTACATCATGTTCTTTTAAGTCCAAACCTAATGCTTCAAGACTTTTTAAATACAATTCTTGTATATTATCAGGTGATGGTTTCATCAAAACTTGAAATTGATGGTGTTGATACACTCTATTAGGGTTTTGCCCATATCTACCGTCTTTA
It encodes:
- the glyS gene encoding glycine--tRNA ligase subunit beta, whose amino-acid sequence is MKFLFELGVEELPSRYVDISEKALKKEVEKELKENRIHYESIESFSTPRRLALRINGMDEMQQDLNEEKIGPSTSVALKDKKPTKALLGFLSSNNLGENDYSIVNTPKGEYIKIKKYIKGKKTEEILKDILDKALKSLEFEKTMKWGSNTFRFVRPIKWIVALIDNKVLDFTFEGVKSGNITRGMRIFKSQEIQIDDIDSYEKLLEENYVIVSHDKRKQMIIDQIHTNCDTEEKKTQIDEKLLKEVVNLVEYPYAIMGSFDKSYLVLPEDLITITMKTHQRYFPVRFADGKLANNFVVIRNAPMYSESVKLGNEKVIIPRLADSKFFFDEDLKHKLSDNVEKLKNVMFQKDMGTIYEKMQRSTEIAKFLNADSDTLRTIYLAKADLVSNVINEKEFTELQGMMGGIYAEKTGENEVVSKAIPEHYMPRFQGDKLPGTIQGAIASIADKLDTSIGAFCVGLKPTGSKDPYAIRRATQGICLVALDKKLDVDYLQLIDKAYNIFKGNKEVKYAKALEEYKTYFKQRLENVLSDMYDRDLVSYVINNETNFKNLLVKLDKLKTLENTDKFTDLINVLKRVKNILKDVKTTEINSDLIREKEEKALLEVLLTLKDKDFSSTIDILLENKDVINNFFNNIKINVEDVEMKNNRLALLNNILKTTGNIIEI
- the glyQ gene encoding glycine--tRNA ligase subunit alpha, whose translation is MTFQNIILTLQKYWQKQGCVLANPYDVETGAGTFNPDTFLMSLGPEPWKVCYVEPSRRPKDGRYGQNPNRVYQHHQFQVLMKPSPDNIQELYLKSLEALGLDLKEHDVRFVEDNWESPTLGAWGLGWEVWLDGMEITQFTYFQQVGGLEVEITPVEITYGLERIALYLQNKDNVYDLDWADGVKYGERRFQYEYEMSKYSFEVSDSAMNFKLFDMYEKEANNCLEHKLVLPAYDYVLKCSHTFNNLDARGSIGTTERMAYILRVRDLAKKCAEIFVENRKNLGFPLLKEGEK